A single window of Kitasatospora sp. HUAS MG31 DNA harbors:
- the nuoF gene encoding NADH-quinone oxidoreductase subunit NuoF: MTSAEPAEKLLAPVLSASWDDDRPWTLGTYLRHDGYRGLRTALGMPPDEVIALVKDAGLRGRGGAGFPTGMKWQFIPQNDGKPHYLVVNADESEPGTCKDIPLLFANPHALIEGMVIASHAIRCDHAFIYLRGEVVPVLRRLHAAVEEAYRAGYLGRDILGSGVNLDITVHAGAGAYICGEETALLDSLEGRRGQPRLRPPFPAIAGLYACPTVVNNVESIASVPPILTRGKEWFKALGTEKSPGFTLYSLSGHVTNPGQYEAPLGITLRQLLDISGGIRAGHRLKFWTPGGSSTPMFTEEHLDVPLDYEGVGAAGSMLGTKALQVFDETTCVVRAVTRWTEFYAHESCGKCTPCREGTYWLVQLLQRIEAGQGVDGDLEKLLDIADNINGKSFCALGDGAASPIVSSLQYFRAEYEQHIQERRCPLDPAASTVWADQPGAHPSATEREVHA; this comes from the coding sequence ATGACCTCCGCCGAGCCGGCCGAGAAGCTGCTCGCGCCCGTGCTCTCCGCATCCTGGGACGACGACCGGCCCTGGACCCTCGGCACCTACCTCCGCCACGACGGCTACCGCGGCCTGCGCACCGCCCTCGGCATGCCGCCGGACGAGGTGATCGCCCTGGTCAAGGACGCCGGACTGCGCGGCCGCGGCGGCGCCGGCTTCCCCACCGGCATGAAGTGGCAGTTCATCCCGCAGAACGACGGCAAGCCGCACTACCTGGTGGTCAACGCCGACGAGTCCGAGCCGGGCACCTGCAAGGACATCCCGCTGCTCTTCGCCAACCCGCACGCGCTGATCGAGGGCATGGTCATCGCCTCCCACGCGATCCGCTGCGACCACGCCTTCATCTACCTGCGCGGCGAGGTCGTCCCGGTGCTCCGCCGGCTGCACGCCGCGGTCGAGGAGGCCTACCGGGCCGGCTACCTCGGCCGGGACATCCTCGGCTCCGGCGTCAACCTGGACATCACCGTCCACGCCGGCGCCGGCGCGTACATCTGCGGCGAGGAGACCGCCCTCCTCGACTCGCTGGAGGGCCGCCGAGGCCAGCCCCGGCTGCGCCCGCCGTTCCCCGCCATCGCCGGCCTGTACGCCTGCCCGACGGTGGTCAACAACGTCGAGTCCATCGCCTCGGTGCCGCCGATCCTGACCCGCGGCAAGGAGTGGTTCAAGGCGCTCGGCACCGAGAAGTCCCCCGGCTTCACGCTCTACTCCCTCTCCGGGCACGTCACCAACCCCGGCCAGTACGAGGCCCCGCTCGGCATCACCCTGCGCCAGCTGCTGGACATCAGCGGCGGCATCCGGGCCGGGCACCGGCTGAAGTTCTGGACCCCGGGCGGCTCGTCCACCCCGATGTTCACCGAGGAGCACCTGGACGTGCCCCTCGACTACGAGGGCGTCGGCGCGGCCGGCTCCATGCTCGGCACCAAGGCCCTGCAGGTCTTCGACGAGACCACCTGCGTGGTCCGCGCGGTCACCCGCTGGACCGAGTTCTACGCCCACGAGTCCTGCGGCAAGTGCACCCCCTGCCGCGAGGGAACCTACTGGCTGGTCCAGCTGCTCCAGCGGATCGAGGCCGGCCAGGGCGTGGACGGCGACCTGGAGAAGCTGCTGGACATCGCCGACAACATCAACGGCAAGTCCTTCTGCGCCCTCGGCGACGGCGCCGCCAGCCCGATCGTCTCCTCGCTCCAGTACTTCCGCGCCGAGTACGAGCAGCACATCCAGGAACGCCGCTGCCCGCTGGACCCGGCGGCCTCCACCGTCTGGGCCGACCAGCCCGGAGCCCACCCGTCCGCCACCGAGAGGGAGGTGCACGCGTGA